In Helianthus annuus cultivar XRQ/B chromosome 3, HanXRQr2.0-SUNRISE, whole genome shotgun sequence, a single window of DNA contains:
- the LOC110928847 gene encoding uncharacterized protein LOC110928847 isoform X2, with the protein MSPRRRNARRQRNHRMAQSCVMCEALNEENTTGCVAGCLYAPLVAQGVVTSLELNCLLSSYQPSYIHGFMTTVGPHQRPAMIDSFMFTFRKRMENPILSAEDMDQLLAKLAEMREEEEEQAAAGENHV; encoded by the exons ATGTCGCCGCGCCGCCGCAACGCACGGCGG CAACGAAATCATAGAATGGCTCAATCGTGCGTGATGTGTGAGGCGTTAAATGAAGAGAACACCACCGGTTGTGTTGCGGGGTGTCTGTACGCCCCCCTTGTGGCTCAAGGGGTAGTGACCTCTCTTGAGCTCAACTGTCTCCTCTCTAGTTACCAACCGTCGTACATTCATGGGTTTATGACCACCGTAGGACCTCATCAGAGGCCGGCTATGATCGACTCTTTCATGTTTACATTCCGTAAAAGAATGGAAAACCCGATCCTGTCTGCCGAGGACATGGACCAACTACTAGCAAAACTTGCAGAGATgagggaggaggaggaggaacaAGCTGCTGCTGGTGAAAACCATGTGTAG
- the LOC110928847 gene encoding uncharacterized protein LOC110928847 isoform X1: MDLRCIVVQKQDGLIIIYIFMSPRRRNARRQRNHRMAQSCVMCEALNEENTTGCVAGCLYAPLVAQGVVTSLELNCLLSSYQPSYIHGFMTTVGPHQRPAMIDSFMFTFRKRMENPILSAEDMDQLLAKLAEMREEEEEQAAAGENHV, from the exons ATGGACTTGCGCTGCATTGTAGTTCAGAAACAAGATGGGTTGATTATCATCTATATTTTTATGTCGCCGCGCCGCCGCAACGCACGGCGG CAACGAAATCATAGAATGGCTCAATCGTGCGTGATGTGTGAGGCGTTAAATGAAGAGAACACCACCGGTTGTGTTGCGGGGTGTCTGTACGCCCCCCTTGTGGCTCAAGGGGTAGTGACCTCTCTTGAGCTCAACTGTCTCCTCTCTAGTTACCAACCGTCGTACATTCATGGGTTTATGACCACCGTAGGACCTCATCAGAGGCCGGCTATGATCGACTCTTTCATGTTTACATTCCGTAAAAGAATGGAAAACCCGATCCTGTCTGCCGAGGACATGGACCAACTACTAGCAAAACTTGCAGAGATgagggaggaggaggaggaacaAGCTGCTGCTGGTGAAAACCATGTGTAG